From Vitis vinifera cultivar Pinot Noir 40024 chromosome 3, ASM3070453v1, the proteins below share one genomic window:
- the LOC100252032 gene encoding pentatricopeptide repeat-containing protein At2g17210, whose amino-acid sequence MRFPTTPLAPKLPNWNLGIKDSTNRKWWDSWEACSRYHQMKKAGAQLTDPTLVHSILKACSSLPVRHGKSIHASLLKQGFDSLTSTGNSVLDFYMKTGALDSALFVFDSMRSRDSVSWNIMIHGHLSRGASDKGLWWFRQARVIAFEPNVSTLVLAIHACRSLGAMEEGLKMHGYIIRSGFLDIPSVQNSLLSMYADNDMERAEELFDEMCERDVISWSVMIGGYVQTGEAKMALQLFLEMTSNASIELDGITMVSVLKACANTGDISMGRSVHGVVICRGLDYDLFVGNSIIDMYSKCDDHESAFKAFNEMPCRNTVSWNSIISGLVRTEKHSEALSLFYSMGKAGFRADEVTLVNLLQSCKYFVDPFQCKFIHSIVIRWGYELNEFVINSLIDAYSKCDLIELAWKLFDRLKTKDTVSWSAMIAGFNHCGKPDEAIALFQEMNQAQEKPNGVTILSLLEAFSVSADLKRSKWAHGIAIRRGLAAEVAVGTAILDMYAKCGEIGLSRKAFDQIPEKNIVSWGAMIAACGMNGLARDALALLSEMKLHGLKPNVVTTLSVLSACSHGGLVEEGLSFFENMVQDHGVEPGLEHYSCMVDMLSRAGKLNSAMNLIEKMPERMRDGAGLWGALLSACRSSGNSRLGAGAAFRVLELEPQSSAGYFLASSMYAASGLWADAARMRWLVKARGVRVVAGYSLVHVEDKAWRFVAGDESHPRAGEIWGVVEQLHDCMKIAERNESDCS is encoded by the coding sequence ATGCGTTTCCCAACCACTCCTTTAGCTCCAAAACTCCCAAACTGGAACTTGGGAATCAAAGATTCAACTAATCGCAAATGGTGGGACTCGTGGGAAGCCTGTTCTCGCTACCACCAAATGAAGAAAGCTGGAGCTCAGCTTACAGACCCTACATTGGTCCACTCCATCCTCAAGGCCTGTTCAAGCCTCCCTGTTCGGCACGGAAAATCCATCCATGCCTCTTTGCTCAAGCAGGGATTTGATTCCCTCACCTCCACTGGAAACTCCGTCCTGGACTTTTACATGAAAACTGGAGCCTTGGATTCTGCATTGTTTGTTTTTGATTCCATGAGGAGCCGTGATTCAGTTTCTTGGAATATAATGATCCATGGACATCTTAGTCGGGGTGCTTCTGATAAAGGCCTGTGGTGGTTTAGGCAAGCAAGAGTTATTGCATTTGAACCCAATGTTTCCACCTTGGTGCTTGCGATTCATGCTTGTCGCAGTCTTGGAGCCATGGAGGAAGGACTTAAAATGCATGGCTACATAATTCGAAGCGGGTTTTTGGATATTCCTTCTGTGCAGAACTCTCTGTTGAGCATGTATGCAGACAATGACATGGAGCGTGCTGAGGAATTGTTTGATGAAATGTGTGAGAGGGATGTTATCTCTTGGAGTGTCATGATTGGGGGTTATGTGCAGACTGGGGAAGCTAAAATGGCTTTGCAGTTGTTCCTGGAGATGACATCTAATGCCAGCATTGAACTGGATGGAATAACAATGGTGAGTGTCCTAAAAGCCTGCGCCAACACAGGTGACATTAGCATGGGAAGGTCGGTCCATGGGGTTGTCATCTGTAGAGGTTTGGATTATGATTTGTTTGTTGGGAATTCCATAATTGATATGTACTCCAAGTGTGATGACCATGAATCAGCATTTAAAGCTTTCAATGAGATGCCCTGCAGGAACACTGTTTCTTGGAATTCGATCATATCTGGACTGGTTCGTACTGAGAAGCATTCAGAAGCTCTGTCACTGTTTTATTCAATGGGGAAGGCAGGGTTCAGGGCAGATGAGGTGACTCTTGTGAATCTTCTTCAATCCTGTAAGTACTTTGTAGATCCATTTCAGTGCAAATTCATCCATTCTATAGTAATCCGGTGGGGCTATGAATTAAACGAGTTTGTGATAAATTCGTTGATTGATGCTTATTCGAAGTGTGATCTCATTGAGCTTGCATGGAAACTGTTTGATCGGTTGAAGACAAAGGACACGGTCTCATGGAGTGCGATGATAGCAGGTTTTAACCACTGTGGCAAGCCTGATGAAGCAATAGCTCTCTTCCAAGAGATGAACCAGGCACAAGAGAAGCCTAATGGGGTTACCATTTTAAGTCTTCTTGAGGCTTTCTCAGTTTCAGCTGATCTAAAAAGGTCAAAATGGGCACATGGGATAGCGATTAGAAGAGGCTTGGCAGCAGAAGTAGCAGTTGGAACTGCAATCCTGGATATGTATGCAAAGTGTGGGGAAATAGGATTGTCAAGGAAGGCATTTGATCAAATACCCGAAAAGAATATTGTGTCATGGGGAGCCATGATAGCAGCTTGTGGCATGAATGGCCTAGCGCGTGATGCCCTAGCTCTGCTGTCTGAAATGAAGCTGCATGGTTTGAAGCCCAATGTAGTGACGACCCTGTCAGTGTTATCTGCATGTAGCCATGGAGGACTGGTTGAAGAGGGGCTCTCCTTTTTTGAAAACATGGTTCAAGACCATGGAGTTGAGCCTGGACTTGAACACTACTCATGCATGGTTGACATGTTGAGCCGTGCAGGAAAGCTCAACTCTGCAATGAATTTGATCGAGAAGATGCCTGAAAGGATGAGAGATGGTGCAGGCCTTTGGGGGGCACTATTGAGCGCTTGCAGAAGCAGTGGAAACAGCAGGCTTGGAGCAGGAGCTGCTTTTCGTGTGCTCGAGCTCGAGCCTCAGAGCTCAGCAGGCTATTTTCTGGCATCAAGCATGTATGCTGCAAGCGGCTTATGGGCAGATGCAGCAAGGATGAGATGGTTGGTGAAGGCGAGAGGGGTCAGGGTTGTGGCTGGTTACAGCTTGGTACATGTTGAAGATAAGGCATGGAGATTTGTTGCTGGAGATGAGTCTCACCCAAGGGCTGGCGAGATATGGGGTGTTGTTGAGCAGTTGCATGACTGCATGAAGATTGCTGAGAGGAATGAGAGTGACTGCAGTTGA
- the LOC100246897 gene encoding probable galacturonosyltransferase 3, with translation MESPSRRFASFVCIVVVIFHIVLVRANVLDDSTTSREVIRNWLQSDCAKNRVRKDQDDKIYTSAAGVGNHQDEKDIDIVATYTDTSGVVRLGTVKSKDLSASWYWEDPINERQDQLKSSQRLEDSSQSRVRLGEFDKSSLVELRSRDSVTQNPQMSPLNPVKLQRRASRQERKDLRTAELLREDKENDSQVQAAAIERSKELDTTAKGRYSIWRREHENPNSDDTLKLMRDQIIMAKAYASIARAKNETYLYKSLINHFRENRRAIGEANTDSELHSSALARAKAMGNILSKAKDKLYDSINVARKLRAMVQSTENTVDALKKQSAFLIQLAAKTVPKPLNCLPLVLTTDYFLQGRQKRVVLNKKLLEDPSLYHYAIFSDNVLATSVVINSTMLHASEPEKHVFHIVTDKLSFAAMKMWFLVNSPAKVTIQVENIDDFKWLNSSYCSVLRQLESARMKEYYFKASHPSTLSDGFENLKYRNPKYLSMLNHLRFYLPEVYPKLEKILFLDDDIVVQKDLTPLWSLDMQGMVNAAVETCKESFHRFDKYLNFSHPKISENFDPNACGWAFGMNMFDLKEWRKRNMTGIYHYWQDMNEDRTLWKLGSLPPGLITFYNLTYPLDRSWHVLGLGYDPQLNQTEIDNAAVVHYNGNYKPWLELAIAKYKSYWSRYVMPDNPYLQLCHISQ, from the exons GTCATTTTCCATATTGTTCTTGTTAGAGCTAATGTATTGGACGATTCAACAAC TTCAAGGGAAGTCATACGAAACTGGCTCCAGAGTGATTGTGCAAAGAATAGAGTCAGAAAG GACCAAGATGACAAAATATACACTTCTGCTGCTGGTGTTGGTAATCATCAAGATGAAAAG GACATTGACATAGTTGCAACATACACTGACACTTCTGGTGTTGTCCGACTTGGTACTGTGAAAAGTAAGGACTTATCTGCTTCCTGGTACTGGGAAGATCCCATTAACGAAAGACAGGACCAGCTGAAAAGTTCCCAG AGGCTGGAAGATTCATCTCAAAGTAGAGTGAGACTTGGAGAGTTTGATAAGAGTTCTTTGGTTGAGCTTCGATCTAGAGATAGTGTAACGCAGAATCCTCAAATGTCTCCGTTGAACCCAGTGAAGCTTCAGCGCCGG GCATCACGACAAGAAAGGAAGGATCTCCGAACTGCGGAGTTACTCCGagaagataaagaaaatgatagcCAAGTGCAAGCAGCAGCAATTGAACGCTCTAAAGAGCTTGACACCACTGCCAAGGGAAGGTACAGCATATGGAGGAGAGAACATGAAAACCCTAACTCCGATGATACCTTGAAACTTATGCGAGATCAGATAATAATGGCCAAAGCATATGCTAGCATCGCCAGGGCTAAGAACGAAACTTATCTTTATAAATCTCTCATAAATCATTTCAGAGAAAATCGACGTGCAATTGGAGAAGCAAACACTGATTCTGAGCTTCACTCGAG TGCACTTGCTCGAGCAAAAGCAATGGGTAATATCCTATCTAAAGCAAAGGACAAATTATATGACAGCATTAACGTAGCAAGGAAGTTAAGAGCCATGGTTCAGTCAACTGAAAATACTGTAGATGCACTGAAGAAACAGAGTGCATTCTTGATTCAGCTAGCCGCAAAAACTGTCCCTAAACCATTGAATTGCCTCCCTCTTGTGCTCACAACTGATTATTTTCTGCAAGGTCGTCAAAAGAGAGTGGTTCTTAACAAAAAATTGCTTGAAGATCCTTCTCTCTACCATTATGCTATCTTTTCTGATAATGTGCTTGCAACATCTGTAGTCATCAATTCTACAATGCTACATGCAAGTGAACCTGAGAAGCATGTTTTCCATATAGTCACTGATAAACTGAGTTTTGCAGCAATGAAAATGTGGTTTCTTGTCAACAGTCCTGCAAAAGTGACAATTCAAGTTGAGAACATTGATGATTTTAAGTGGCTCAATTCTTCTTACTGTTCTGTTCTACGCCAACTTGAGTCTGCTCGAATGAAAGAATATTATTTCAAAGCATCTCATCCATCTACTCTTTCTGATGGATTTGAGAATCTCAAATACAGGAATCCAAAATATCTGTCCATGCTGAATCATCTCAGGTTCTACCTTCCTGAAGTTTACCCGAAGCTGGAGAAGATCCTATTTTTGGACGATGATATTGTAGTGCAGAAAGATTTGACACCTCTTTGGTCCCTTGATATGCAAGGGATGGTGAATGCTGCAGTTGAGACCTGTAAGGAGAGCTTCCATAGGTTTGATAAATATCTGAACTTCTCTCACCCAAAGATCTCTGAGAATTTTGATCCAAATGCTTGTGGTTGGGCATTTGGCATGAACATGTTTGACTTGAAGGAGTGGAGGAAGCGAAACATGACTGGAATATATCATTATTGGCAAGACATG AATGAAGATAGAACTCTCTGGAAACTTGGATCGTTGCCACCGGGACTGATCACTTTCTACAACCTGACATATCCATTGGATCGTAGCTGGCATGTGTTGGGACTTGGCTATGACCCGCAACTTAACCAGACAGAGATAGACAATGCAGCCGTTGTCCATTACAATGGAAATTACAAACCATGGTTGGAGCTTGCAATCGCCAAGTACAAGTCGTATTGGTCAAGATACGTAATGCCCGATAATCCCTATCTTCAACTTTGCCATATCAGCCAATAG